In one Ochotona princeps isolate mOchPri1 chromosome 16, mOchPri1.hap1, whole genome shotgun sequence genomic region, the following are encoded:
- the BCAR1 gene encoding breast cancer anti-estrogen resistance protein 1 isoform X1 has translation MSVPNVLAKALYDNVAESPDELSFRKGDIMTVLERDTQGLDGWWLCSLHGRQGIVPGNRLKILVGMYDKKPAGPGPGPPATPSQPQPQPQPQPGLPQGLHTAVPPTSQYTPMLPATSQPQPDSVYLVPTPSKTQQGLYQSPGPSPQFQSPPAKQTSALAKQAPHHPFPSSAADLYQVPPGPGSPAQDIYQVPPSAGMGHDIYQVPPSMDTRNWEGTKPQAKVVVPTRVGQGYVYETSQPEQDEYDIPRHLLAPGPQDIYDVPPVRGLLPNQYSQEVYDTPPMAVKGPNGRDPLLDVYDVPPSVEKGLQPSSHHAVYDIPPSVSKDVPDGQLLREETYDVPPAFAKAKPFDPARHPLVLTAPPPDSPPTEDVYDVPPPAPDLYDVPPGLRRPGPGTLYDVPRERVPPEVADSSMLDDGVYSVPPPAEREGPADGKRLSASSTGSTRSSQSASSLEAAVPGREPMELEVAVEALARLQHGVSATVAHLLDLAGSAGGAGGLRGNTESQEPLKQDLWAAVAAVQGAVHELLEFAHSAVGNATHTSDRTLHAKLSRQLQKMEDVYQTLLVHGQALDSGRGGLGATPEDLDRLVACSRAVPEDAKQLASFLHGNASLLFRRTKAPVPGPDGSGPLHPNHVDKASSIQSRPLPSPPKFTSQDSPDGQYENSEGGWMEDYDYVHLQGKEEFEKTQKELLEKGNIIRQGKGQLELQQLKQFECLEQEVSRPIDHDLSNWTPAQPLAPGRAGGLGASDRQLLLFYLEQCEANLTTLTNAVDAFFTAVATNQPPKIFVAHSKFVILSAHKLVFIGDTLSRQAKAADVRSQVTHYSNLLCDLLRGIVATTKAAALQYPSPSAAQDMVDRVKELGHSTQQFRRVLGQLAAA, from the exons ATGTCCGTGCCG AACGTGCTGGCCAAAGCTCTCTATGACAACGTGGCTGAGTCTCCGGATGAGCTCTCCTTCCGCAAGGGTGACATCATGACGGTGCTGGAGCGGGACACACAGGGCCTGGATGGCTGGTGGCTCTGCTCACTGCATGGACGCCAAGGCATCGTGCCTGGGAACCGACTCAAGATCCTGGTGGGCATGTATGACAAGAAACCAgcagggcctggccctggcccacctgccaccccgtcccagccccagccccagccccagccgcagCCTGGTCTTCCACAGGGCCTCCACACTGCAGTGCCCCCTACCTCGCAGTACACACCCATGCTCCCTGCCacgtcccagccccagcccgacAGTGTCTACCTTGTACCCACGCCCAGCAAGACTCAGCAAGGGCTCTACCAATCGCCTGGGCCCAGCCCGCAGTTCCAGTCACCCCCTGCCAAGCAGACGTCCGCATTAGCAAAACAGGCACCCCATCACCCGTTTCCCAGCTCAGCTGCAGACCTCTACCAGGTGCCCCCGGGACCAGGAAGTCCCGCACAGGACATCTACCAGGTGCCCCCTTCCGCTGGGATGGGGCATGACATCTACCAGGTCCCCCCGTCCATGGACACGCGCAACTGGGAGGGAACGAAGCCGCAGGCAAAG GTGGTGGTGCCCACCCGAGTTGGGCAGGGCTATGTGTATGAGACCTCTCAGCCGGAGCAGGACGAGTACGACATCCCGCgccacctgctggcccctgggcCCCAGGACATCTATGATGTGCCTCCTGTTCGGGGATTGCTTCCCAACCAGTATAGCCAGGAG GTATATGACACCCCTCCCATGGCAGTCAAGGGTCCTAATGGCCGAGACCCTTTGCTGGACGTGTATGATGTGCCTCCCAGTGTGGAGAAGGGCCTGCAACCTTCCAGCCACCATGCG GTGTACGACATCCCCCCATCTGTGAGCAAGGACGTACCTGATGGCCAGTTGCTGCGTGAGGAGACCTATGATGTGCCGCCTGCCTTTGCCAAGGCCAAGCCCTTCGACCCAGCCCGCCACCCCCTGgtcctcactgctccaccccCAGACTCCCCGCCCACCGAGGATGTGTATGATGTGCCTCCGCCCGCTCCCGATCTCTATGACGTGCCCCCTGGCTTGAGGCGGCCAGGCCCTGGGACGCTGTATGATGTGCCCCGGGAGCGGGTACCTCCTGAGGTGGCTGATAGCAGCATGCTCGATGATGGGGTGTACTCCGTGCCCCCTCCAGCTGAGCGAGAAGGCCCAGCTGACGGCAAGCGTCTGTCAGCCTCCAGCACGGGCAGTACACGCAGCAGCCAGTCGGCCTCCTCGTTGGAGGCTGCCGTGCCGGGCCGGGAACCCATGGAGCTTGAAGTGGCTGTGGAGGCCCTGGCTCGGCTGCAGCATGGTGTGAGTGCCACTGTGGCCCATCTCCTGGACCTGGCAGGGAGTGCTGGCGGGGCTGGGGGCTTGCGTGGCAACACAGAGTCCCAGGAGCCACTGAAACAGGACTTGTGGGCTGCGGTGGCCGCTGTCCAGGGGGCTGTGCACGAGCTGCTGGAGTTTGCCCACAGTGCTGTGGGCAATGCCACCCATACTTCTGATCGCACCCTGCATGCCAAGCTCAGCCGACAACtgcaaaagatggaagatgtgtaCCAGACACTGCTGGTACATGGCCAGGCGCTTGATAGTGGCCGGGGAGGCCTGGGGGCCACCCCTGAAGACCTGGACCGTCTCGTGGCCTGCTCCCGGGCTGTGCCTGAGGATGCCAAGCAACTGGCTTCCTTCTTACATGGTAATGCCTCATTGCTCTTCAGACGGACCAAGGCCCCTGTCCCAGGGCCCGATGGCAGTGGCCCACTGCACCCCAACCATGTTGACAAGGCCAGCAGCATTCAGTCAcggcccctgccctcccctcccaagTTCACTTCCCAGGACTCGCCAGATGGGCAGTACGAGAACAGTGAGGGAGGCTGGATGGAAGATTATGACTACGTTCACCTGCAG GGTAAGGAAGAGTTTGAGAAGACACAGAAGGAGCTGCTGGAAAAGGGCAACATCATTCGGCAAGGGAAGGgccagctggagctgcagcag CTGAAGCAGTTTGAGTGCCTGGAGCAAGAGGTTTCGCGGCCCATCGACCACGACCTGAGCAACTGGACGCCAGCCCAACCCCTGGCACCGGGACGTGCGGGCGGCCTGGGGGCCTCGGACCGCCAGCTGCTGCTTTTTTACCTGGAGCAGTGCGAGGCCAACCTGACTACTCTGACCAACGCCGTGGATGCATTCTTCACCGCTGTGGCCACCAACCAGCCACCCAAGATCTTCGTGGCACACAGCAAGTTTGTCATCCTCAGCGCCCACAAGCTGGTGTTCATAGGGGACACGCTGTCACGGCAGGCCAAGGCTGCTGACGTGCGCAGCCAGGTCACGCACTATAGCAACCTGCTCTGCGACCTCCTGCGTGGCATCGTGGCCACCACAAAGGCTGCCGCCCTGCAGTACCCATCACCCTCTGCAGCCCAAGACATGGTGGACAGGGTCAaggagctgggccacagcacccagcagtTCCGCCGAGTCCTGGGTCAGCTGGCAGCTGCTTGA
- the BCAR1 gene encoding breast cancer anti-estrogen resistance protein 1 isoform X2, with protein MNYLNVLAKALYDNVAESPDELSFRKGDIMTVLERDTQGLDGWWLCSLHGRQGIVPGNRLKILVGMYDKKPAGPGPGPPATPSQPQPQPQPQPGLPQGLHTAVPPTSQYTPMLPATSQPQPDSVYLVPTPSKTQQGLYQSPGPSPQFQSPPAKQTSALAKQAPHHPFPSSAADLYQVPPGPGSPAQDIYQVPPSAGMGHDIYQVPPSMDTRNWEGTKPQAKVVVPTRVGQGYVYETSQPEQDEYDIPRHLLAPGPQDIYDVPPVRGLLPNQYSQEVYDTPPMAVKGPNGRDPLLDVYDVPPSVEKGLQPSSHHAVYDIPPSVSKDVPDGQLLREETYDVPPAFAKAKPFDPARHPLVLTAPPPDSPPTEDVYDVPPPAPDLYDVPPGLRRPGPGTLYDVPRERVPPEVADSSMLDDGVYSVPPPAEREGPADGKRLSASSTGSTRSSQSASSLEAAVPGREPMELEVAVEALARLQHGVSATVAHLLDLAGSAGGAGGLRGNTESQEPLKQDLWAAVAAVQGAVHELLEFAHSAVGNATHTSDRTLHAKLSRQLQKMEDVYQTLLVHGQALDSGRGGLGATPEDLDRLVACSRAVPEDAKQLASFLHGNASLLFRRTKAPVPGPDGSGPLHPNHVDKASSIQSRPLPSPPKFTSQDSPDGQYENSEGGWMEDYDYVHLQGKEEFEKTQKELLEKGNIIRQGKGQLELQQLKQFECLEQEVSRPIDHDLSNWTPAQPLAPGRAGGLGASDRQLLLFYLEQCEANLTTLTNAVDAFFTAVATNQPPKIFVAHSKFVILSAHKLVFIGDTLSRQAKAADVRSQVTHYSNLLCDLLRGIVATTKAAALQYPSPSAAQDMVDRVKELGHSTQQFRRVLGQLAAA; from the exons ATGAACTACCTG AACGTGCTGGCCAAAGCTCTCTATGACAACGTGGCTGAGTCTCCGGATGAGCTCTCCTTCCGCAAGGGTGACATCATGACGGTGCTGGAGCGGGACACACAGGGCCTGGATGGCTGGTGGCTCTGCTCACTGCATGGACGCCAAGGCATCGTGCCTGGGAACCGACTCAAGATCCTGGTGGGCATGTATGACAAGAAACCAgcagggcctggccctggcccacctgccaccccgtcccagccccagccccagccccagccgcagCCTGGTCTTCCACAGGGCCTCCACACTGCAGTGCCCCCTACCTCGCAGTACACACCCATGCTCCCTGCCacgtcccagccccagcccgacAGTGTCTACCTTGTACCCACGCCCAGCAAGACTCAGCAAGGGCTCTACCAATCGCCTGGGCCCAGCCCGCAGTTCCAGTCACCCCCTGCCAAGCAGACGTCCGCATTAGCAAAACAGGCACCCCATCACCCGTTTCCCAGCTCAGCTGCAGACCTCTACCAGGTGCCCCCGGGACCAGGAAGTCCCGCACAGGACATCTACCAGGTGCCCCCTTCCGCTGGGATGGGGCATGACATCTACCAGGTCCCCCCGTCCATGGACACGCGCAACTGGGAGGGAACGAAGCCGCAGGCAAAG GTGGTGGTGCCCACCCGAGTTGGGCAGGGCTATGTGTATGAGACCTCTCAGCCGGAGCAGGACGAGTACGACATCCCGCgccacctgctggcccctgggcCCCAGGACATCTATGATGTGCCTCCTGTTCGGGGATTGCTTCCCAACCAGTATAGCCAGGAG GTATATGACACCCCTCCCATGGCAGTCAAGGGTCCTAATGGCCGAGACCCTTTGCTGGACGTGTATGATGTGCCTCCCAGTGTGGAGAAGGGCCTGCAACCTTCCAGCCACCATGCG GTGTACGACATCCCCCCATCTGTGAGCAAGGACGTACCTGATGGCCAGTTGCTGCGTGAGGAGACCTATGATGTGCCGCCTGCCTTTGCCAAGGCCAAGCCCTTCGACCCAGCCCGCCACCCCCTGgtcctcactgctccaccccCAGACTCCCCGCCCACCGAGGATGTGTATGATGTGCCTCCGCCCGCTCCCGATCTCTATGACGTGCCCCCTGGCTTGAGGCGGCCAGGCCCTGGGACGCTGTATGATGTGCCCCGGGAGCGGGTACCTCCTGAGGTGGCTGATAGCAGCATGCTCGATGATGGGGTGTACTCCGTGCCCCCTCCAGCTGAGCGAGAAGGCCCAGCTGACGGCAAGCGTCTGTCAGCCTCCAGCACGGGCAGTACACGCAGCAGCCAGTCGGCCTCCTCGTTGGAGGCTGCCGTGCCGGGCCGGGAACCCATGGAGCTTGAAGTGGCTGTGGAGGCCCTGGCTCGGCTGCAGCATGGTGTGAGTGCCACTGTGGCCCATCTCCTGGACCTGGCAGGGAGTGCTGGCGGGGCTGGGGGCTTGCGTGGCAACACAGAGTCCCAGGAGCCACTGAAACAGGACTTGTGGGCTGCGGTGGCCGCTGTCCAGGGGGCTGTGCACGAGCTGCTGGAGTTTGCCCACAGTGCTGTGGGCAATGCCACCCATACTTCTGATCGCACCCTGCATGCCAAGCTCAGCCGACAACtgcaaaagatggaagatgtgtaCCAGACACTGCTGGTACATGGCCAGGCGCTTGATAGTGGCCGGGGAGGCCTGGGGGCCACCCCTGAAGACCTGGACCGTCTCGTGGCCTGCTCCCGGGCTGTGCCTGAGGATGCCAAGCAACTGGCTTCCTTCTTACATGGTAATGCCTCATTGCTCTTCAGACGGACCAAGGCCCCTGTCCCAGGGCCCGATGGCAGTGGCCCACTGCACCCCAACCATGTTGACAAGGCCAGCAGCATTCAGTCAcggcccctgccctcccctcccaagTTCACTTCCCAGGACTCGCCAGATGGGCAGTACGAGAACAGTGAGGGAGGCTGGATGGAAGATTATGACTACGTTCACCTGCAG GGTAAGGAAGAGTTTGAGAAGACACAGAAGGAGCTGCTGGAAAAGGGCAACATCATTCGGCAAGGGAAGGgccagctggagctgcagcag CTGAAGCAGTTTGAGTGCCTGGAGCAAGAGGTTTCGCGGCCCATCGACCACGACCTGAGCAACTGGACGCCAGCCCAACCCCTGGCACCGGGACGTGCGGGCGGCCTGGGGGCCTCGGACCGCCAGCTGCTGCTTTTTTACCTGGAGCAGTGCGAGGCCAACCTGACTACTCTGACCAACGCCGTGGATGCATTCTTCACCGCTGTGGCCACCAACCAGCCACCCAAGATCTTCGTGGCACACAGCAAGTTTGTCATCCTCAGCGCCCACAAGCTGGTGTTCATAGGGGACACGCTGTCACGGCAGGCCAAGGCTGCTGACGTGCGCAGCCAGGTCACGCACTATAGCAACCTGCTCTGCGACCTCCTGCGTGGCATCGTGGCCACCACAAAGGCTGCCGCCCTGCAGTACCCATCACCCTCTGCAGCCCAAGACATGGTGGACAGGGTCAaggagctgggccacagcacccagcagtTCCGCCGAGTCCTGGGTCAGCTGGCAGCTGCTTGA